In one window of Camelus bactrianus isolate YW-2024 breed Bactrian camel chromosome 13, ASM4877302v1, whole genome shotgun sequence DNA:
- the GJA4 gene encoding gap junction alpha-4 protein, which produces MGDWGFLEKLLDQVQEHSTVVGKIWLTVLFIFRILILGLAGESVWGDEQSDFECNTAQPGCTNVCYDQAFPISHIRYWVLQFLFVSTPTLVYLGHVIYLTRREERLRQKEGELRALPAKDPQVERALAAIERQMAKISVAEDGHLRIRGALMGTYVASVLCKSVLEAGFLYGQWRLYGWTMAPVFVCQRSPCPYLVDCFVSRPTEKTIFIIFMMVVGLISLVLNVLELAYLLCRCLSRGLKARQGQDIPPAQGTSSEPYADQVFFYLPMGEGPSSPPCPTYNGLSSSEQNWANLTTEERLASSRPPLFLDPPPQSGQKSPSRPSSSASKKQYV; this is translated from the coding sequence ATGGGCGACTGGGGCTTCCTTGAGAAGCTGCTGGACCAGGTCCAAGAGCACTCAACCGTGGTGGGCAAGATCTGGCTGACAGTCCTTTTCATCTTCCGCATCCTCATCCTGGGCCTAGCTGGCGAGTCAGTTTGGGGCGACGAGCAGTCAGATTTCGAATGTAACACAGCCCAGCCGGGCTGCACCAACGTCTGCTACGACCAGGCCTTCCCCATCTCCCACATCCGCTACTGGGTGCTGCAGTTCCTCTTTGTCAGTACGCCCACCCTGGTCTACCTGGGCCATGTCATTTACCTGACTCGGCGCGAGGAGCGGCTGAGGCAGAAGGAGGGGGAGCTGCGGGCACTGCCAGCCAAGGACCCACAGGTGGAGCGGGCGCTGGCAGCCATAGAGCGACAGATGGCCAAGATCTCAGTGGCAGAGGATGGCCACCTGCGGATCCGTGGGGCACTGATGGGCACCTATGTGGCCAGCGTGCTCTGCAAGAGTGTGCTAGAGGCAGGCTTCCTGTATGGCCAGTGGCGTCTCTATGGCTGGACCATGGCGCCCGTGTTTGTGTGCCAGCGCTCACCCTGCCCCTACCTCGTAGACTGCTTTGTCTCACGCCCCACCGAGAAGACTATCTTCATCATCTTCATGATGGTGGTCGGGCTCATCTCCCTGGTGCTCAACGTGCTGGAGCTGGCCTACCTGCTGTGCCGCTGCCTTAGCCGGGGGCTGAAGGCCCGGCAGGGCCAGGACATACCCCCCGCCCAGGGCACCTCCTCGGAGCCTTACGCTGACCAGGTCTTCTTCTACCTCCCCATGGGCGAGGGGCCCTCGTCCCCGCCATGCCCCACCTACAATGGGCTCTCATCCAGTGAGCAGAACTGGGCCAACCTGACTACGGAGGAGAGGCTGGCTTCTTCCAGACCCCCCCTCTTCCTGGACCCACCTCCCCAGAGTGGCCAGAAATCCCCTAGTCGCCCCAGCAGCTCTGCTTCCAAGAAACAGTATGTGTAA